In Sagittula stellata E-37, the following are encoded in one genomic region:
- a CDS encoding GAF domain-containing sensor histidine kinase, producing the protein MADILGEPRSGVALLDIARRLTGVTDITGALGAVAGDIAALIPFTHCDICLLDRPGWVVSHEVGIRTRWSRASGRIDHAPIRDLLLGQCTVMLTEDATQDPRYTFPGATCEPILNHKLRARVNVLMRVRGEIIGTLNLSHSTRGLYDTETVDLAQQIADVLSPWFHILHRSDRARRMPRSATGDEGLRRGALELTRALEAERQRVGMDLHDQTLADLSRLLREATGDQSLPRDMLASRLRQTIDDLRRIIDTAVPTLLELFGFAHAVRVHLERASGETGTLLEVEDLTDGAPDALDPTVRTALFHITQEAINNATRHAGASRISVTVDHPAPAILTITVRDDGCGIPVAPARKSGLMHMRTRARLISAGLDIEADRGTVVRVTLRTGA; encoded by the coding sequence CCGGCGTGACGGACATCACCGGCGCGCTGGGGGCCGTCGCCGGTGACATCGCCGCGCTGATCCCCTTCACCCATTGCGACATCTGCCTTCTCGACCGTCCCGGCTGGGTGGTCAGCCACGAGGTCGGCATCCGCACCCGCTGGTCGCGCGCCTCGGGCCGGATCGACCACGCACCGATCCGCGACCTGCTGCTTGGCCAGTGCACGGTCATGCTGACCGAGGACGCCACGCAGGACCCGCGCTACACTTTCCCCGGCGCCACCTGCGAGCCGATCCTGAACCACAAGCTGCGCGCCCGGGTAAACGTGCTGATGCGCGTGCGCGGAGAGATCATCGGCACGCTGAACCTGTCCCATTCGACGCGCGGCCTGTATGACACGGAAACGGTGGACCTCGCTCAGCAGATCGCCGACGTCCTCTCGCCGTGGTTCCACATCCTGCACCGGTCCGACAGGGCGCGGCGCATGCCACGCTCCGCCACCGGGGACGAAGGCCTGCGCCGCGGCGCTCTGGAACTGACCCGCGCGCTGGAGGCCGAGCGCCAGCGCGTCGGCATGGACCTGCACGACCAGACGCTGGCCGATCTGTCCCGCCTCCTGCGCGAGGCGACAGGCGACCAGTCCCTGCCCCGCGACATGCTGGCGTCACGCCTGCGACAGACCATCGACGACCTCCGCCGGATCATCGACACCGCCGTACCCACGCTGCTTGAACTCTTCGGCTTTGCCCATGCCGTCCGCGTGCACCTTGAGCGCGCCTCCGGCGAAACCGGCACGCTGCTGGAGGTCGAGGATCTGACGGACGGCGCGCCGGACGCGCTTGACCCCACGGTCCGCACCGCGCTGTTCCACATCACGCAGGAGGCCATCAACAATGCCACCCGCCACGCCGGGGCAAGCCGGATCTCCGTGACCGTCGACCATCCCGCCCCTGCCATTCTGACGATCACCGTGCGGGACGACGGTTGCGGGATACCTGTCGCGCCCGCCCGCAAGTCCGGCCTGATGCACATGCGCACCCGCGCACGTCTGATCTCGGCCGGGCTGGACATCGAGGCGGATCGCGGCACCGTCGTCCGGGTCACGCTGAGGACCGGGGCATGA
- a CDS encoding response regulator transcription factor gives MRVLLVEDDQFHASYMEDVLAETLPEVTEIFHAMNGEEAEHEARALTIDAVVMDLRMSRRNGIDAARTLWMERPETRILFWSNYADEAYLRGIATIVPEDSAYGYLLKTAPRDRLKLALRAVLVEGQIMVDREIHRLQRRAASPRNTLDDSEFAVLLDLAIGLQDRIIAERRGMSLRTVQNRLLSLYEKLGVDDEASDAMPLNKRVRALNRALVTRTLNIETLETAQRDFDRWQSTRKRA, from the coding sequence ATGAGGGTTCTGCTTGTCGAGGACGACCAGTTCCACGCCTCCTACATGGAGGACGTGCTGGCCGAGACCCTTCCCGAAGTCACTGAAATCTTCCACGCGATGAATGGCGAAGAGGCAGAGCACGAGGCCCGCGCCCTTACCATCGATGCCGTCGTGATGGACCTGCGCATGTCCCGTCGAAACGGGATCGACGCCGCACGCACCCTCTGGATGGAACGGCCCGAGACCCGCATCCTCTTCTGGTCGAACTACGCCGACGAGGCCTACCTGCGCGGCATCGCCACCATCGTGCCCGAGGACAGCGCCTACGGCTACCTGTTGAAGACCGCGCCCCGCGACCGGCTGAAACTGGCGCTGCGCGCCGTGCTCGTCGAAGGGCAGATCATGGTCGACCGGGAAATCCACCGGCTGCAACGCCGCGCGGCATCGCCCCGGAACACGCTCGACGACAGCGAGTTCGCCGTGCTGCTGGACCTCGCCATCGGTCTTCAGGACCGCATCATCGCGGAACGACGCGGCATGTCCCTGCGCACGGTGCAAAACCGGCTGCTGTCGCTCTACGAAAAGCTGGGCGTCGATGACGAAGCCTCCGACGCCATGCCGCTGAACAAGCGGGTACGGGCGCTCAACCGGGCGCTGGTCACGCGCACCCTGAACATCGAGACACTGGAAACCGCACAACGCGATTTCGACCGCTGGCAGTCAACGCGCAAAAGGGCTTGA